In a single window of the Callithrix jacchus isolate 240 chromosome 1, calJac240_pri, whole genome shotgun sequence genome:
- the SET gene encoding protein SET isoform X3, translated as MGCRDLLPSLKPALLEKEQQEAIEHIDEVQNEIDRLNEQASEEILKVEQKYNKLRQPFFQKRSELIAKIPNFWVTTFVNHPQVSALLGEEDEEALHYLTRVEVTEFEDIKSGYRIDFYFDENPYFENKVLSKEFHLNESGDPSSKSTEIKWKSGKDLTKRSSQTQNKASRKRQHEEPESFFTWFTDHSDAGADELGEVIKDDIWPNPLQYYLVPDMDDEEGEGEEDDDDDEEEEGLEDIDEEGDEDEGEEDEDDDEGEEGEEDEGEDD; from the exons aaaaagaacagcaagaaGCAATTGAACACATTGATGAAGTACAAAATGAAATAGAcag ACTTAATGAACAAGCCAGTGAGGAGATTTTGAAAGTAGAACAGAAATATAACAAACTCCGCCAACCATTTTTTCAGAAGAGGTCAGAATTGATCGCCAAAATCCCAAATTTTTGGGTAACAACATTTGTCAACCATCCACAAG TGTCTGCACTGCTTGGGGAGGAGGACGAAGAGGCACTGCATTATTTGACCAGAGTTGAAGTGACAGAATTTGAAGATATTAAATCAGGTTACAGAATAGATTTT TATTTTGATGAAAAtccttactttgaaaataaagttctcTCCAAAGAATTTCATCTGAATGAGAGTGGTGATCCATCTTCAAAGTCCACTGAAATTAAATGGAAATCTGGAAAG GATTTGACGAAACGTTCAAGTCAAACGCAGAATAAAGCCAGCAGGAAGAGGCAGCATGAGGAACCAGAGAGCTTCTTTACCTGGTTTACTGACCATTCTGATGCAGGTGCTGATGAATTAGGAGAGGTCATCAAAGATGATATTTGGCCAAACCCATTACAATACTACTTG gTTCCTGATATGGAtgatgaagaaggagaaggagaagaagatgatgatgatgatgaagaggaggaaggattaGAAGACATTGATGAAGAAGGGGATGAGGATGAAggtgaagaagatgaagatgatgatgaaggggaggaaggagag GAGGATGAAGGAGAAGATGACTAA
- the SET gene encoding protein SET isoform X2: MSAPAAKVSKKELNSNHDGADETSEKEQQEAIEHIDEVQNEIDRLNEQASEEILKVEQKYNKLRQPFFQKRSELIAKIPNFWVTTFVNHPQVSALLGEEDEEALHYLTRVEVTEFEDIKSGYRIDFYFDENPYFENKVLSKEFHLNESGDPSSKSTEIKWKSGKDLTKRSSQTQNKASRKRQHEEPESFFTWFTDHSDAGADELGEVIKDDIWPNPLQYYLVPDMDDEEGEGEEDDDDDEEEEGLEDIDEEGDEDEGEEDEDDDEGEEGEEDEGEDD; encoded by the exons ATGTCGGCGCCGGCGGCCAAAGTCAGTAAAAAGGAGCTCAACTCCAACCACGACGGGGCCGACGAGACCTCAG aaaaagaacagcaagaaGCAATTGAACACATTGATGAAGTACAAAATGAAATAGAcag ACTTAATGAACAAGCCAGTGAGGAGATTTTGAAAGTAGAACAGAAATATAACAAACTCCGCCAACCATTTTTTCAGAAGAGGTCAGAATTGATCGCCAAAATCCCAAATTTTTGGGTAACAACATTTGTCAACCATCCACAAG TGTCTGCACTGCTTGGGGAGGAGGACGAAGAGGCACTGCATTATTTGACCAGAGTTGAAGTGACAGAATTTGAAGATATTAAATCAGGTTACAGAATAGATTTT TATTTTGATGAAAAtccttactttgaaaataaagttctcTCCAAAGAATTTCATCTGAATGAGAGTGGTGATCCATCTTCAAAGTCCACTGAAATTAAATGGAAATCTGGAAAG GATTTGACGAAACGTTCAAGTCAAACGCAGAATAAAGCCAGCAGGAAGAGGCAGCATGAGGAACCAGAGAGCTTCTTTACCTGGTTTACTGACCATTCTGATGCAGGTGCTGATGAATTAGGAGAGGTCATCAAAGATGATATTTGGCCAAACCCATTACAATACTACTTG gTTCCTGATATGGAtgatgaagaaggagaaggagaagaagatgatgatgatgatgaagaggaggaaggattaGAAGACATTGATGAAGAAGGGGATGAGGATGAAggtgaagaagatgaagatgatgatgaaggggaggaaggagag GAGGATGAAGGAGAAGATGACTAA